The Pseudanabaena sp. ABRG5-3 genome includes the window CAATTTTTAAAATTAATTACTTAATAAAGCCTCAACAAATTCGTAACTTGAAAATGGGCGCAAATCTTCGATACCTTCCCCTGCACCAATAAATCTGATGGGTAAGCCAAGCTGCTGGACTACCGCGATCGCCACCCCACCCTTTGCCGTGCCATCAAGTTTTGTGAGAATTACCCCAGTAATCCCTGCGGATTGGGCAAATACTTCAGCTTGCTTGAGTCCATTTTGTCCGAGGGTGGAGTCTAGAACTAGCAAAGATTCGATTTTTGCCTCGGCGGATTTTTTATCAACAATGCGGCGAATTTTGCTGAGTTCTTCCATCAAGTTTTTCTTGTTTTGTAAGCGTCCTGCGGTATCTACGAGTAACAATTCCGTGCCTCTGGCTTGGGCAGCACTAATTGCATCGAAGACAACGGCGGCAGGGTCAGCATTTTGGGCAGGGTTAGAAATCACATCGACATTGGATCGCTGTCCCCAACTCTTGACCTGTTCCACGGCAGCAGCTCGGAAAGTATCGGCGGCAGCGATTAGGGTTTTGTAACCAGACTTGACACTGAGGTGGGAGAGCTTGCCGATGGTTGTGGTTTTACCTGCACCATTTACGCCCGTAATCAACCAAATATTTAATTGATTCTTTTCGGGGATCAACATCGGGATGGGTTCGCCTTTGTTGGATGCACCAGTCTGCGCCGTGACATCGAGCATATCGCGCAAAATTTGTTTGAGATAGGCGATCGCTTCTTCGGGGGGTAAAACTTCCTTACGCAGTTTGTCCTGTAATTTGGAAATGATCTGATCGGTTGCCTTTACGCCCACATCCGCCTGCAAGAGCAGTGCTTCGATATCATCAACGGAATCGGCACTGAGGGGACCTTGTCCGACGATCGCCTTCAGTTGATTTACTAGCGATAGACGAGTTTTATCTAATCCTTGACGTAGACGATTGAGCCATGTGATTTCTTCAACGGAGATTTCTTCAGGACGGCGACCTTGGGAGGCGAGGACTTCGGCTGACCAGATGAAATTATCGTCAAATTCGATGGTGGGCTTGCGTCTGACCTTGACTTCGGGTTTGACCTCTGGCTCTGGCTCAATGATTGCCGTGGCTTCAAGGGCAGCAATACGGGCGAGGCGATCGCTTTCGGACTGCATCCAAAAAGGCACAGATGTTTCTGGTTCTGGTGTAATTTCTGCGGGGGCAGCTTCAGCGATCGCAGGTTGAACCAATGCGGGAGATTCAGGGATTGGCTCGGATGATATTTCTAGAGGTGACTCGGCGATCGGTGCAGGTTCAGGAATTTCTGATGTAGAGACAATGACTTCTGGCTCGGCAACCTCTACTGCGGTTTCAGTAACCTCAGTCTGAGAACTTTCTGGAGCAATTTCTGGCTCGGCAATCTCAGGTTGAACGAGTACAGGCTCAGTAATTTCTGGTGTAACTGTCTTTGATTCTGGCTCAATACTTTCTGGTGCAGATTCGGCAACTTCTGGCTCAGCTACCTCTGCTTCAGGCGCGGTAATTTCTGGCTCAGTAACCTCTGATGCCGTTTCCTCTACAACTTCTGCCTGTTGCTGGACATTGGCATAGGCAGCCTTAGCCCAATTTAATAAATCTTGAGAGGCAGGTGATGCGATCGGGCTAGATTCTGGGGTAGATTCTGGCGATGGATCTTCAGCTTGGGCTGGCTCTACAGGTTGATTTTTAGGATCTTTGTCATCATCAAACTTTCGTCGAAACCAGTTAAACACCATACTAATACCCTCGCGCAATGCCTCAATCTACATCAGCTTCAATATGTCCAACCAAGACAAACTTGATCTGCGATATTAAATTTACTGTCAGTTTACTAGGATAGTTTAAGGTGTATGCGTTGTGTGGGAATGAGTCAGATCTAGGCGGTTTTCCGAAATATCAAATGAATCTTGGCTCATCATGTTTCCAGTTATCTGGGCTTAAAAATATCATCGATTTTGAGGTTGACTTGTCTTGCGTTCTTTAAAGCCTCAACTTCTGCGTCCATTTGTTTAGCGATCGCAGCAGCACTTTTGGTAGATGGCGAAGAGGATTGCATGACATTGAGCTTTAAAGTTAACTGCTTGACCATCATTTGCTGGGAATCAAGGTCAATATCAAACTGAAGGGCATTATTTGCAAGGATTTTGGATAGCTCTTTATTGACTAGAGATTCTGTGATAGTTTCGAGGGGTTGATCGATTAGTGATTGATTGTTTAAGAGCGTATTCTTGATTTGTTCTTCTAAGCTGCCAAATTGCATTAGTTTCGCCAATTGCTGGGCGATCGCGATCGCGTCATTGCCAATCACCTGTGACAAAGCATTTTGCACATTAAACTTTGAGGTTACTCGCTGAATTAGAGATTCAGCTTCTACCTTACGGAGTTGGGCATTCTCAACTAAAGGGATAATTGATAAAATAGTGTCGGGCAGATTGTCCGACAGGTTAAAATCCTGTTTGGGTAGAAAGTTCTGGACATAGGCATTGAGGGTATTGAGAACTTGACTTTCTAATGTCTGCACCCATTGATGGACTCCTGTAACCAATGTTTCAGTATTGGCATCAATAATGTCAGGAATATCAGATAATAATTCTCCATTGAACTGATCAACGGTGTTCTGAATTAGAGACTCAATTTCTTGAGGAGCGATCGCCAGATTTCCCTGTTTTTGTTGAAATGTCAAAATCGAACTCGCGATCGCCAATAAATTGTCGCGGGAGTCGGGGATTTCAAAACGCTTTGTGTAGGCTTTCAGACTATTGAGCAGTGATTCTACGGTAGCAATTTCATTCATATGTTTCTCACATGTTTTCTGCACTAGAGCAAATTAGCTACAAAAAATGCACGCTATAGCGTGCATTTTAAAAGTTACCAAGCAGGATGAGAAAAAATTGCTTGCATCGTTTTGTTACCACGCAATTGATTAGAAAGTGGCAGATGTCCCCTTGGGGCATCAAGACTCCAGATAAACTCGTTAGGATAGCGGGTAAAGGAACCATCCTTTTTCCAGCCAATCTTTAACCAAAACTTTTCCCAGCCCTTGCCCAGACTGAGCCAGATTTTGCGTTGTACAGAAAAGCCAAACTTACCTTCG containing:
- the ftsY gene encoding signal recognition particle-docking protein FtsY, producing MVFNWFRRKFDDDKDPKNQPVEPAQAEDPSPESTPESSPIASPASQDLLNWAKAAYANVQQQAEVVEETASEVTEPEITAPEAEVAEPEVAESAPESIEPESKTVTPEITEPVLVQPEIAEPEIAPESSQTEVTETAVEVAEPEVIVSTSEIPEPAPIAESPLEISSEPIPESPALVQPAIAEAAPAEITPEPETSVPFWMQSESDRLARIAALEATAIIEPEPEVKPEVKVRRKPTIEFDDNFIWSAEVLASQGRRPEEISVEEITWLNRLRQGLDKTRLSLVNQLKAIVGQGPLSADSVDDIEALLLQADVGVKATDQIISKLQDKLRKEVLPPEEAIAYLKQILRDMLDVTAQTGASNKGEPIPMLIPEKNQLNIWLITGVNGAGKTTTIGKLSHLSVKSGYKTLIAAADTFRAAAVEQVKSWGQRSNVDVISNPAQNADPAAVVFDAISAAQARGTELLLVDTAGRLQNKKNLMEELSKIRRIVDKKSAEAKIESLLVLDSTLGQNGLKQAEVFAQSAGITGVILTKLDGTAKGGVAIAVVQQLGLPIRFIGAGEGIEDLRPFSSYEFVEALLSN